The Bacteroidota bacterium genome includes a region encoding these proteins:
- a CDS encoding riboflavin synthase has translation MFTGIIETTGKVISLQKEGSNLHITIQSSISDQLSIDQSVSHNGVCLTVVKTAGNSHMVTAIQETLIKSNLATLAENSVVNLERCLKIGDRLDGHMVQGHVDTTAQLINKKEEQGSYMLTFIINEDHKNLIVEKGSICLNGISLTLVDVGDDKFSVAIIPYTWQNTNLQNLNIGDNVNIEFDVIGKYVNRIMEK, from the coding sequence ATGTTTACAGGAATAATTGAAACCACTGGCAAAGTGATATCTCTGCAGAAGGAAGGTTCTAATTTACATATTACGATCCAATCCTCCATCAGCGATCAATTGTCGATCGATCAGAGTGTAAGCCATAATGGAGTTTGTCTCACTGTAGTTAAAACAGCTGGAAATTCGCATATGGTAACTGCAATTCAGGAAACTTTAATAAAATCAAATCTGGCTACTTTGGCAGAAAATAGCGTTGTTAATTTAGAACGCTGCCTAAAGATCGGCGATCGTTTGGATGGACACATGGTACAAGGTCACGTGGATACAACAGCACAACTTATAAATAAAAAAGAGGAGCAGGGGAGTTACATGTTAACCTTTATCATAAATGAAGATCACAAAAATTTAATTGTAGAAAAAGGCAGTATTTGTTTAAATGGAATAAGTCTCACCTTGGTAGATGTCGGCGACGATAAATTTTCCGTCGCAATAATTCCCTACACCTGGCAAAACACCAATTTGCAAAATCTAAATATCGGTGATAATGTGAATATTGAGTTTGATGTTATTGGGAAATATGTAAACAGGATCATGGAAAAGTAA